Proteins encoded within one genomic window of Eurosta solidaginis isolate ZX-2024a chromosome 1, ASM4086904v1, whole genome shotgun sequence:
- the LOC137244664 gene encoding uncharacterized protein isoform X1 — protein MLGKNCVQKSMQKIRNSSRNRIKSNQVLNSELRYIKRSGWPKAGRDCDSSDVTSWSSNASMHYRKFSAETLVLKALKSLADPKGSSVVAIKKYIINHYPHVDAQFTLPVIRKIVRKALINGKVVQSQGTNWEGFFKISADEIRASLQKQQFKQVKKCLKLREQQMMELESRVEASRAKEEQKQRLIRERRAAKLKQEKTTINAVKAAKANLTEQAARTMLGLIKQHPTAAETFMSPPSVRLTAGNSKTLILKPQIVDYADAAIETAKVISSEDMKKAIIKAAEYAPNLQPLKNNNSTDVSFRAMPIKYERTVRSPTWNSFNPSYPNHSFYTTSRNPSGPECPKLKDLFKKQKLDTKSKGNPVSSFQQSVFPGVSKLNGCMRGNEMNADSKTNILSSFQQPILSQKIVQTKNITTNDPRKKNVPAKNVRKVMKRPRLKAAPNSAFQVAKVLR, from the exons ATGTTGGGTAAAAATTGTGTACAAAAAAGTATGCAAAAAATAAGAAACTCTTCGCGGAACAGGATAAAGAGTAACCAAGTGCTAAATAGTGAACTGCGCTATATCAAACGTTCAGGATGGCCGAAAGCTGGGCGCGACTGTGATAGCTCGGATGTAACATCCTGGAGTTCAAATGCTTCAATGCATTATCGCAAATTTAGCGCAGAGACATTGGTGTTGAAGGCTTTGAAAAGTTTGGCCGATCCAAAAGGTTCATCGGTGGTGGCTATTAAGAAATACATCATAAACCATTACCCACATGTGGATGCACAGTTTACCTTGCCTGTCATCCGAAAAATTGTACGAAAAGCCTTAATTAATGGAAAAGTTGTGCAATCGCAGGGTACCAATTGGGAAGGGTTTTTCAAAATCTCCGCTGACGAAATACGAGCGTCACTGCAAAAACAGCAATTTAAACAGGTTAAGAAATGCCTTAAGTTGAGAGAGCAGCAAATGATGGAATTG GAGTCACGTGTAGAAGCTTCACGAGCAAAAGAGGAACAAAAACAACGACTTATTAGAGAAAGACGGGCTGCGAAGTTGAAGCAAGAAAAGACGACCATAAACGCGGTAAAGGCAGCTAAAGCCAATTTAACAGAGCAAGCGGCTAGAACAATGTTAGGACTAATCAAACAACATCCTACAGCTGCTGAAACTTTTATGTCGCCACCCAGTGTTCGTTTGACTGCAGGTAACTCAAAAACTTTAATCTTAAAGCCGCAAATTGTTGATTATGCCGATGCAGCTATAGAAACGGCAAAAGTTATTAGCTCGGAAGACATGAAAAAAGCAATCATAAAAGCAGCCGAGTATGCGCCAAATCTCCAACCCTTAAAAAACAATAACTCCACTGATGTATCATTTAGAGCTATGCCGATTAAGTATGAGAGAACTGTAAGAAGTCCAACATGGAATTCGTTTAACCCTTCATACCCAAACCATTCATTTTATACTACCTCAAGAAATCCATCTGGTCCAGAATGTCCAAAATTAAAAGATTTATTCAAAAAGCAAAAGTTGGATACAAAATCAAAGGGTAATCCGGTGTCATCATTTCAACAGTCCGTATTTCCAGGAGTTTCAAAGTTAAACGGTTGTATGAGAGGCAATGAAATGAATGCAGattcaaaaacaaatatattatCGTCATTCCAGCAACCCATTTTGTCACAAAAGATAGTACAGACgaaaaatataacaacaaatgATCCACGCAAGAAAAATGTTCCAGCAAAAAATGTTCGGAAAGTCATGAAACGTCCCCGTTTGAAAGCTGCACCTAATTCTGCTTTCCAAGTTGCTAAAGTTCTCAGATAA
- the LOC137244664 gene encoding uncharacterized protein isoform X2 has product MLGKNCVQKSMQKIRNSSRNRIKSNQVLNSELRYIKRSGWPKAGRDCDSSDVTSWSSNASMHYRKFSAETLVLKALKSLADPKGSSVVAIKKYIINHYPHVDAQFTLPVIRKIVRKALINGKVVQSQGTNWEGFFKISADEIRASLQKQQFKQVKKCLKLREQQMMELESRVEASRAKEEQKQRLIRERRAAKLKQEKTTINAVKAAKANLTEQAARTMLGLIKQHPTAAETFMSPPSVRLTAAIETAKVISSEDMKKAIIKAAEYAPNLQPLKNNNSTDVSFRAMPIKYERTVRSPTWNSFNPSYPNHSFYTTSRNPSGPECPKLKDLFKKQKLDTKSKGNPVSSFQQSVFPGVSKLNGCMRGNEMNADSKTNILSSFQQPILSQKIVQTKNITTNDPRKKNVPAKNVRKVMKRPRLKAAPNSAFQVAKVLR; this is encoded by the exons ATGTTGGGTAAAAATTGTGTACAAAAAAGTATGCAAAAAATAAGAAACTCTTCGCGGAACAGGATAAAGAGTAACCAAGTGCTAAATAGTGAACTGCGCTATATCAAACGTTCAGGATGGCCGAAAGCTGGGCGCGACTGTGATAGCTCGGATGTAACATCCTGGAGTTCAAATGCTTCAATGCATTATCGCAAATTTAGCGCAGAGACATTGGTGTTGAAGGCTTTGAAAAGTTTGGCCGATCCAAAAGGTTCATCGGTGGTGGCTATTAAGAAATACATCATAAACCATTACCCACATGTGGATGCACAGTTTACCTTGCCTGTCATCCGAAAAATTGTACGAAAAGCCTTAATTAATGGAAAAGTTGTGCAATCGCAGGGTACCAATTGGGAAGGGTTTTTCAAAATCTCCGCTGACGAAATACGAGCGTCACTGCAAAAACAGCAATTTAAACAGGTTAAGAAATGCCTTAAGTTGAGAGAGCAGCAAATGATGGAATTG GAGTCACGTGTAGAAGCTTCACGAGCAAAAGAGGAACAAAAACAACGACTTATTAGAGAAAGACGGGCTGCGAAGTTGAAGCAAGAAAAGACGACCATAAACGCGGTAAAGGCAGCTAAAGCCAATTTAACAGAGCAAGCGGCTAGAACAATGTTAGGACTAATCAAACAACATCCTACAGCTGCTGAAACTTTTATGTCGCCACCCAGTGTTCGTTTGACTGCAG CTATAGAAACGGCAAAAGTTATTAGCTCGGAAGACATGAAAAAAGCAATCATAAAAGCAGCCGAGTATGCGCCAAATCTCCAACCCTTAAAAAACAATAACTCCACTGATGTATCATTTAGAGCTATGCCGATTAAGTATGAGAGAACTGTAAGAAGTCCAACATGGAATTCGTTTAACCCTTCATACCCAAACCATTCATTTTATACTACCTCAAGAAATCCATCTGGTCCAGAATGTCCAAAATTAAAAGATTTATTCAAAAAGCAAAAGTTGGATACAAAATCAAAGGGTAATCCGGTGTCATCATTTCAACAGTCCGTATTTCCAGGAGTTTCAAAGTTAAACGGTTGTATGAGAGGCAATGAAATGAATGCAGattcaaaaacaaatatattatCGTCATTCCAGCAACCCATTTTGTCACAAAAGATAGTACAGACgaaaaatataacaacaaatgATCCACGCAAGAAAAATGTTCCAGCAAAAAATGTTCGGAAAGTCATGAAACGTCCCCGTTTGAAAGCTGCACCTAATTCTGCTTTCCAAGTTGCTAAAGTTCTCAGATAA